TCCAGCAGCCATAGTGTGAACACCACCTCCCAGGAAGTTTCCGAAGGAGCCACCCGTCAAGCGGCCTCCATCGAGGAGACCTCTGCGGCCATGGAGGAGATGGCTTCCAATATTCAACAAAACACTGAAAATGCACAACAAACAGAGAAAATATCCCAAAAGGCGGCCAAGGACGCCGAAGAGGGTGGGCTGGCGGTGCAAGAATCGGTCAGGGCGATGAAGCAAATTGCCGAGAAGATTTCCATCATCGAGGAGATCGCGCGCCAGACCAACTTATTGGCCTTGAATGCCGCCATCGAGGCAGCCCGGGCGGGGGAGCACGGCAAGGGGTTTGCCGTGGTGGCAGCAGAGGTGCGCAAACTCGCCGAGCGCAGCCAAGCTGCTGCCGGAGAGATCGGCCATCTCTCCGCATCAAGTGTCAGCGTAGCGGAAAAGGCAGGCGCTCTTCTGGAAAAACTGGTTCCCGACATCAAACGGACAGCCGAGCTGGTGCAAGAGATTACCTCTGCATCCACAGAACAATCCCAGGGGGCCGAACAGATCAATAGTGCCATCCAGCAGTTGGATCAGGTCATTCAACAAAACGCCAGCGCCTCGGAAGAGATTGCGTCAACGGCCCATGGCCTTTCCAGCCTCTCCGAGACCTTGCAGGAGGCGATCAGCTTTTTCCATCTGGGGCAGCAGGGTACATCCAAGGCATCCACGACGCCCCACCGGACGGCCTCGACACCTTCGACAGTCGGAAAAACACCCAAAGCCCGTGCCCTCCTTCCCCCGCCACGGAAAAAAGCAACCGTGCAGGAAAAAGCCAAAGCCAGGGTTCAAACATCGGGATCCTCCGTCAATCTGGATATGAGCAAGGAAAAAAATTCCGATGATGAATTTGAAAATTTTTGATCGCCGGGAACCGGCAAGATTGCCCCGGCCATACCACGACAGGCTTCGTGTGAAATCAAGGGATGGGGGATGGGGCAAACGCCATCAAAGCTGAGGAAAATTCTACTTTCCCGGAGGTTTTGGGTCTGGCCGGTGTTGGCATGGTCTCTGGTCGCCGGGCTCTCCCTGCTGTGGAGTGCCATAGGCCTGAACCGGCAGGCCATGGCTTTGGCGCGGGAGAGGGGGTGGTTTGCCTTTCAGGTATTGGAGACGGCGCGCGTCTGGAACGCCCGTCACGGGGGCGTCTACGTTCCAGTAACGGAAGCGACCCCTCCCAACCCCTATTTGAAGGTGCCTGAGCGGGACGTTCAGACTCTATCCGGAAAGTCATTGACCATGATCAATCCGGCCTACATGACCCGGCAGATCGCGGAAATTGCCAAGGAGAGGCAGTCCATGGTTCTGCACATCACCAGTTTGCAACCTTTGCGGCCCGCCAACAGCGCCTCCCCATGGGAGGCCATGGCCTTGCGAACCTTTGCACAGGGGGCCGAGGAGTACCTGGAACTCGTCCGGGACGAGGGAAAAGACGTGTATCGCTTCATGGCCCCTCTGTACACACGTCGCGAGTGTCTAAAATGTCATGCACAACAGGGGTACGAGGAGGGTGAATTGCGTGGTGGGATCAGCGTCACCTTTCCGGCCCAGACTATTCTGGAAGGCGTTCAGGAACAAACCAAAAATCTTATCTTGCTGCATCTTGGCGTGTGGATTCTCTTGACCGGATCCACGCTGTGGTTCCTGAACAGGGTCAGAAACCACCTGTTGCACCTGCGCCGCATCCAGGTCGAGTATGAGGCCATGCTGTTATCCGGCAACGAGGATGCGCTCACACCCCAAATCCCGCCGGAACCTCTTGCGAGTAGACGTTCCTTCCCGGACCCTTTGCACACGGGCACAAGAGTTCCCCCTGTTCGGGACTCTTTGGCACTGTCGTCGGATCCCCGCTCTGCGTTGGGCAAGGCCAAGATTCTGCTGGTCGAGGATGACCCCCTGAATCGGCGCATGCTTGAGGCGTTGCTCCAGGGTGTCGGCGTTTTTCCGGATACGGTCCAAAATGGCCAGGAGGCTTTGGACCATCTGGCTGTCGCCGACTACGACTTGGTTCTCATGGATTGTCAAATGCCGATCATGGACGGTTTCACAGCGTCTCAGGAGTTGCGCAAACGTGAGGGGACAGAAAAAAAGCATACGCCCGTTGTTGCCGTTACGGCTTTTTCGCTGACTGGCGACCAGGAGAAGTGCCAGAGGGCCGGCATGGATGACTATCTGGCCAAGCCGGTATGCCGTCAGGATTTA
This window of the Magnetococcales bacterium genome carries:
- a CDS encoding DUF3365 domain-containing protein produces the protein MLAWSLVAGLSLLWSAIGLNRQAMALARERGWFAFQVLETARVWNARHGGVYVPVTEATPPNPYLKVPERDVQTLSGKSLTMINPAYMTRQIAEIAKERQSMVLHITSLQPLRPANSASPWEAMALRTFAQGAEEYLELVRDEGKDVYRFMAPLYTRRECLKCHAQQGYEEGELRGGISVTFPAQTILEGVQEQTKNLILLHLGVWILLTGSTLWFLNRVRNHLLHLRRIQVEYEAMLLSGNEDALTPQIPPEPLASRRSFPDPLHTGTRVPPVRDSLALSSDPRSALGKAKILLVEDDPLNRRMLEALLQGVGVFPDTVQNGQEALDHLAVADYDLVLMDCQMPIMDGFTASQELRKREGTEKKHTPVVAVTAFSLTGDQEKCQRAGMDDYLAKPVCRQDLLELLDRWLPDWRAAAPEAVSSGLIDGTQQGSEPTIDQRTFRTLCGELGTEVVHEVVQLFLETLPERVQAIEVGMQTGDTQAVHWATHPLKSPSHQLGALRFSRLATELDTLTRSNSLDGAQLLADQLLQEARQVDAALKEMSSHCP